One Skermanella pratensis genomic window, AGAAGTGCCTGCATCCCTCGGCGGCCAGTGCCGGCGCGACCTTGGCGGCGCCCAGCCCGTAGGCGTCGGCCTTGACCACACCGGCACAGGGGACGCCGCCGAGCCGGTCGCGGAGCAGCCGATAGTTCGCGCGGATCGCGTCGAGATCGACGGTCAGCACTGCGCCTGCGCTTGCTTCACGGGTGTCCAGCATGGGGGCCTTCTCCGGTTTTCGTAGAGATATATTCAGCAATCGTCGTGCCAAGCGAGAAACTGCCGATGGCCGGCGGGCTCCGGGGATTCTCCGGGGTGCCGGGGTGTACGCGATGGTTTACGGCCGGCGGCATGTGGCGGGCTTCCAGGTTGATCGCCGCTGGAAAGCAAGCCTATGGGAAGTCCGTATTGATTTCGTTACACTGTAAGCGATCTTGTACGGGGTTTGCGGCGTGCGCATCGACATCAGTTTCACCGACCGCGTCGGCATCGCCCACGAGGTCCTCGCAGTCCTCGCCGCCCGGCGGCTTAACGTCGTCGCGGTGGAGGTCGATCCGCCCGATATCTTCATCGACGCGCCCGAGCTGACCGGCGACGCGCTTGACGGGCTGCGGGAGGCGCTGCTGGAGGTCGCGGGCGTCGAGGGCGTGGCCCCGGTGGACATGCTGCCGGGGGTTCGCCGCCGCCTGCATCTGGCGGCGGTGCTGGCGGCGATGCCCGACCCGGTGCTGGCGGTCGATGCCGGGGGGATGGTCATCCTGACCAACGCCGCCGCCGACGACATCGTGGGCGGAGCCGCGCTGTCCGGTAAGCGGATCGCCGAGCTGACCGACGACGAGGGCTTCCAGCGCGAGATGGTCGCCAACGGGTTCCAGGTGCCGGCGCGGGAGGTGATGCTGCGCGGGCAGCCGTTCCAGGTCGATGTCCGTCCGGTCGCCGACCAGCCGTCCCAGGTGGCGGGCGGCGTCTTGACGCTCCACGCGCCGAGCCGGATCGGCGAGCGGCTCCAGGCGCTGCGGAACTTCGACGAGGGCGGCTTCGACGCGATCCTGGGCGACTCCCCCGCCATGAAGGGGCTGAAGGCCCGGGCCGCGCGCCTCGCCGCGGTCGAGGCCCCCCTGCTGATCCTGGGCGAGACGGGCACCGGCAAGGAGCTGATCGCCCATGCCTGCCACCGGGCCAGCAGCAGGATGGGCAAGACCTTCCTGGCGCTGAACTGCGCGGCCCTGCCGGAGAACCTGGCGGAAAGCGAGCTGTTCGGCTATGCGCCGGGCTCCTTCACCGGGGCGCAGCGCGGCGGCAAGCCGGGGCTTCTGGAACTGGCGCACCAGGGCACCGTGTTCCTCGACGAGGTCGGGGAGCTGTCGCCCTATCTCCAGGCGAAGCTGCTGCGGTTCCTGAACGACGGCAGCTTCCGCCGGGTCGGCGGCGACCACGAGATGAAGGTGGACGTGCGGATCATCAGCGCCACCCACCGCAAGCTGGACCAGATGGTGGCGGAGAGAGCCTTCCGCGAGGACCTGTATTATCGCCTGAACGTGCTGGCGCTCCAGGTCCCGGCGCTGCGGGAACGCGGCGACGACATCCTGCTGCTGGCCCGACATTTCATCCTGCGCGCCTGCGCCCAGGTCCAGCGCAGGCCCTGCCGGCTGACGGCGGGCGCCGCGGGCGCGCTGCTGGCGAACCCGTGGCGCGGCAACGTGAGGCAGCTGGAAAGCGTGATCTTCCGGGCGGTGACCATGACCGACGGCCCCTGGCTGGACGCGCCGGACCTGGAGATCGCCAATTCGCGCATGGCGGCGGAGCCGGGGCGGAGCGGGGACGGCCTGGGCGACGAGTGCGCCGGGAGC contains:
- a CDS encoding sigma 54-interacting transcriptional regulator, which gives rise to MRIDISFTDRVGIAHEVLAVLAARRLNVVAVEVDPPDIFIDAPELTGDALDGLREALLEVAGVEGVAPVDMLPGVRRRLHLAAVLAAMPDPVLAVDAGGMVILTNAAADDIVGGAALSGKRIAELTDDEGFQREMVANGFQVPAREVMLRGQPFQVDVRPVADQPSQVAGGVLTLHAPSRIGERLQALRNFDEGGFDAILGDSPAMKGLKARAARLAAVEAPLLILGETGTGKELIAHACHRASSRMGKTFLALNCAALPENLAESELFGYAPGSFTGAQRGGKPGLLELAHQGTVFLDEVGELSPYLQAKLLRFLNDGSFRRVGGDHEMKVDVRIISATHRKLDQMVAERAFREDLYYRLNVLALQVPALRERGDDILLLARHFILRACAQVQRRPCRLTAGAAGALLANPWRGNVRQLESVIFRAVTMTDGPWLDAPDLEIANSRMAAEPGRSGDGLGDECAGSWEEAVAEFERSLLDRLFPRFPSSRKLAARLKTSHTMVANKLRKYGIPQGRGSGGG